The Flammeovirga pectinis genomic interval AATTGCTGAGGTAAATCAAGAAATTGCAGACGAAGCAGGTTTAGATAAAATTGCTGGTGTTGCTATTATGGGTGTTACACCACAAGGTGCTGCTGAAGGAGCAGGAATTCAAGAAGGTGATATCATTACTAAAATCAATAGTGAAGATGTAAATACTGTTTCCGAATTACAAGAATATATTGCTAGAAAAAGACCGGGTGATGTTGTTGATGTAACAGTAAATAGAAATGGAAAAGATAAAGTCTTTAATGTGAAATTGAAAAACACTCAAAACACAACGGATATTGTATCTGCTCCGAAAAATACTGCAGAAGCAATAGAAGCATTAAATGCTGAAGTACAACCATTATCTGAGAAAAAAGCAGCTCAACTTGGTATTAATGGAGGTCTTGAAGTAACTACAATAGCACCTAATAGTAAATTAGCGAAAGCAGGTTTAAAAGAAGGTTTCATTATTCTTTATGTTGATAGAGAGCCAATCACTTCTATTGATGATTTAGGAAATGCTCTAAGAGGAAAACGTGGAGGTATACTTTTAGAAGGCATGTATCCTAGTGGAGAAAGAGAATATGTAGGTATTGGGTTATAAAGAACAAGAAAAAATTAGTTTTTTGATATAAAATAAAAACTTTTTAAATCTTAGAAAATAGGCTATTACACTGCGTAATAGCCTATTTTATAGTAATCCTGTAACAAAGCACACTGACAATTATCATTCTATTACAATCATTTTCATTCATTAACTATTTTAATGAAACTATTTACCCCACCTTTGACGTTTGTATAGTTGTAAGATGACTAAAGAAGAGGTTATCAATAAGAATTTAGTAATAGTATTACTTGAAAACATTTAATACGATTTACAGAAGAAACAATAGTTTGCTTTAAGTAATGGGGAAAGGGTTTAGATTTTATCTGATCCCTTCTTTTTTTGTCTTTTATTTTTTACAAAAAAACAGTCCTACCCTAAAAGGATAAGACTGCTCAAAATTTTTAAGAGTTTAAAATTATTATGGAACACTAATGATGTTCAAAGCTTTTTACAAAGCCTAAATCGCTATATTTTCGTTTTGAAGAGATGCTTCGAACGCTTCTAATTTTTCTTGTTCTTCTATTGCTGATTTTTCATCGGCTTCAGAAAATTTAATTGTAAGACCAAGTAAGCCTATCACTGATACAGCTATGCCGTAGATTAAGAAACACTCTTCTAAACTTGAGCCACTTCTTAATAAATATTGAGCATAGATTACAGCACCTACATTTCCGCCTGCCCCAACTATACCTGAAACAGAACCTAACGCCTTCTTATTTATAAATGGAACAACTGAAAAGGTAGCACCCTCTGCCATTTGAACAAATAAAGAAAAACCAATCATTGCAGTAATTGCGAATGGTAAATAATCCATTCTTGAAAAAAGGACCAAAGCCATTCCTTCTACAACCATAACAGCAACCAACCATTTTACTCTACCTTCCAAACCTCCTGTTTTCGAAAATTTATCGCCTAACCATCCACCCATAGAACGGGCAAATAGGTTCATTAATCCAAATAATGCTGCAATACCTCCAGCCATGTTTTCTGATAAAGCAAACTTTGTCTGATAATATGTAGCTGCTCTACCATTCACAAATAACTCCATTCCAAAACACCCTGCATACATTGCAAATAAGACCCAAACTCTTTTGTCGCTTACCGCAGACATAAATAAACTTTTCTCTCCTTTTGCTGCTTGTGGACGTTCTTCTGGAAGGTCTTCATAATTACCTTTTGGACAATCTGTTGTATATTTCCAATATAAAAATGCTACTAGAAGCATTAAAATTGCAGGAACAAACATTGCTGGTCTCCATTTTGATAATTCAGAATCTGCAAAACCTGCTGCTAACATTCCTGATGCAATTAAAGGCATCATTATCTGAGTTACACCTCCGCCTAAGTTACCCCAACCTGCTGATGTTGCATTGGCAATACCAACAACATTTGGAGCAAACATTACCGACGTATGATACTGAGTAATTACAAAAGATGCACCTATTACACCAATTGCTAATCGAGAAACAAAATACATTTCCCAAGTAGTTACAAAAGCTGATGCAGATACTACAACTGCACCGAATGTAAGTAAATAGATATAACTTTTTCTTGGGCCAATCTTATCACATAAGTTACCTACGCCTAATCTTGCAAAAATTGTAACTCCTACTGAAGCTATAAATGCTATAATTTTTTGATCTTTTGTTAGATCTAAATCTGGTCCTATCGTTGAGTTCATTAGTGGAGCATGAGCAAACCACCCAAAGAAACAAAGAAAAAATGCCATCCAACTTAAATGGAATGAACGCATTTGAATACTACTTAGGTCAAACAAGTTTATACTTGTTGCTTTTTCATTTGATAACGTATTTGATCGCATAATAGTTAAGTAATTTTCACTACAATAATTTTATTACGTAGCAATACTACGTAGTTTTACTTAAAAACAAAAACATTATTCAAAATTTTACGTAAAAAAAAGAGATTCATTACTGAATCTCTCCTTTTTTAACCAAATATACTTAGACAGTCGTAGTTAACTGCTCTTTTTGTTCAGATGGAAAAATATCTTTTTGATTACTCTGTTCAATTTCTCTTAATCTCTTTCTCACTCTAGAAACCTGAGTTTTACCAACTCCTGTTTCATCTGAGATCTGTTGTGTAGTAAAACCTGCTTTTAATCGATTAATAACTTCTTTATTTCGTTCTATCCATCGATCGTAATTCATTTTACGGCCTTTCTTTCCACCTTTATACTTACCTTCTGCCTTAGCCCTTGCAATACCTTCTATGGTTTTTTCTTGAACCTGATATTCTTTCATATTGAGCATTGTTTCAAAAGCTGCAATAACTGCTGTAATTCCTGCATTTGCTTGGGTATCTTCCAAACCAAACCTCGTAAAATTAACTATTGCTTTAGTAGAAAGAAGAGCTTTTAAGGCAATAATAATATCATGTACATTATCTCCTAATTTATCAATGTCACCAATATGTAATATATCCTCTTCAGTTAGAATCTCAAGTAATTCTTTTGCTCTAGGTCTTTCAACAAATGGTAATGTTACTGGGCATTTATCAATAAAAGGCTTCCCTTTTATTTTTGCTTGCTGCTGAAATTTAGATTGTGCTACGGTAGATACACGTATGTATGTAAAAATTGACATTCTATTTACTTGCTAATAAGGTTTATGTATTGTGTTGAACACACTTTAAAGCCCATTCAATTCAAACACATTTTAAGCAAAAAAAAGTAGAATTTTAATTTTATTGACATTTTTTTTAATTGAAAAATCTTAAATAACTCAAAACTAACTATCTATAAAAAAGTTATGTTCAGCAATATCTCTCTTCAATTTTTCTAATTGATGTATACCTATCTTCTTTCCTTCAGTTTTTAAGATTCCTTCTTTTTTTAATGCTGAAATTACCCGAATTACTTGTTCATCAGTAGTTCCTGCAAAATCTGCAATTTCTTTTCTAGACAATTGAATATTCAGAAAAGCACCTGTTTTCCCGAATTTCCTATTTATATATAAAAGGCTATCTATCACTTTTTCTCTAACTGTCATTTGAGCAATCTTCCGTACTTTATTTTCACTCCTATTCAATTCTTCTGCATAGAAAAGCATCATTGAATACGATAACTCTGGTACTGACTGCAACATTTTAATGATATTATTGTTCGAAAAATTACATAGAATAGTATCTTCTATAGCTACTGCACTGATATGGTAAGATTGCCCAATACCAAATCCACGATGCCCAATTATCTCACCATCATTACAAAGTCTCACAATTTGTTCTCTCCCATTAATTCCTGTTTTACCAACCTTGGTTTTTCCTTTATAAATAAAATAAAGGCCGTGAACTGGTGCTCCTTCTAAAATAAATGGTTGTCCCTTCTTAACATAAACAGTAAGCTTATCATCAAGAAATGGCTTTAATTCGTTTACATGACTATTTTGTTTGATTATACAGTTTGTATTTGAACAGTTTACACAATCGATTTGCTGATTATTCATGTTTGTTAGTTTGATTGAAGACGTTACTAGTACGTAATTTTACGTATAATTATATAACAAATCAATTTATACGGAAATAAAACAATCTATTTCTATAAAAATTAGCTCTTAGTTCTACCAAGAAACAGTCTAATTACTCTATTGCTTCTATCAAAAATGGTATACATAAAAGTTATTACATAACTTATGCTCGCTAATCATCATCATTAAAACCGTGAATTCATGCATTTTACTCTCGCCTTAATAACTTTTACTCTACTACTTCTACTGATATGGTATGTCCTAACAAGAGATAAAAAGCATAAAAACACCTTAAATGAAGAGTTTAAAGCTTCTTGGAAGGATATTTTAAAAGAGTATGTTTCTTTTTACAATGAGTTAAATGAAGAGCAACAAAGCCTATTTGAAAAGCGTATTTTAAATTTTTTACACCATGTAAAAGTCACTGCTGTAAAAACAGAAATTACTGATTTAGACAGGTTATTAGTCGCTTCTAGTGCTATTATTCCAATTTTTGGCTATCCCGGTTGGGAGTACCCAAATTTAAACGAAGTACTTATACATGATTCTCATTTAAATGATACCGAATTTGGACAGCAGGCTGAAAATGGATATATACTAGGAATGGTGGGTACTGGTAAACTAGAAGGTAAAATGTTACTTTCAAAAGGTGCTTTAAGAGAAGGGTTTAGAAATGATAATGATAAAAAGAATGTTGGCATACATGAGTTTGTTCATTTAATTGATATGGCCGATGGAAAAATTGATGGTATTCCAGAAGTTCTTCTTCAAAAAAGTTACACACTACCATGGATGAATTTAATGCACCAGAAAATTGAAGAGATACTCAATAAAGATTCTGATATTAATCCGTATGGAGCTACTAACGTACAAGAATTTTTAACTGTTACTTCTGAGTATTTCTTTGAAAGACCTAATTTATTAAAGAAAAACCATCCTGAATTGTATGAAAACCTTGCTCTTATTTTTAATCAAAATATGTCTGAACAAGAAAAAAAGTTTGAAACTAATAAATTAAAGGATGTTGAAATTGGCAGAAATGATCTATGCCTCTGTGGTAGTAAGAAGAAGTATAAGAAGTGTTGTGGAAAGTAATCTTGAAAACTTAAAATTAGTTAATGGTATTTAATAAAGATGATCATCATCCATTTTGAATTTTCTCTATACTGAATCACATAAACAGAAAACTTATTATGAAAAAATTCAATCTATTTTTTATCGTTTCAATTCTATTACTTTCATTTTCATGTAAAAAAAATGAAAATGTTGAACCTATCGTAAAAGAGGTAGAAGTTGCTAAAACTATTCAAGAACATAAAATCTCTAAAGGCTTTAAGACTTCATTAGAAGATGTTATTCGCTT includes:
- a CDS encoding M90 family metallopeptidase, which produces MHFTLALITFTLLLLLIWYVLTRDKKHKNTLNEEFKASWKDILKEYVSFYNELNEEQQSLFEKRILNFLHHVKVTAVKTEITDLDRLLVASSAIIPIFGYPGWEYPNLNEVLIHDSHLNDTEFGQQAENGYILGMVGTGKLEGKMLLSKGALREGFRNDNDKKNVGIHEFVHLIDMADGKIDGIPEVLLQKSYTLPWMNLMHQKIEEILNKDSDINPYGATNVQEFLTVTSEYFFERPNLLKKNHPELYENLALIFNQNMSEQEKKFETNKLKDVEIGRNDLCLCGSKKKYKKCCGK
- a CDS encoding MFS transporter, which gives rise to MRSNTLSNEKATSINLFDLSSIQMRSFHLSWMAFFLCFFGWFAHAPLMNSTIGPDLDLTKDQKIIAFIASVGVTIFARLGVGNLCDKIGPRKSYIYLLTFGAVVVSASAFVTTWEMYFVSRLAIGVIGASFVITQYHTSVMFAPNVVGIANATSAGWGNLGGGVTQIMMPLIASGMLAAGFADSELSKWRPAMFVPAILMLLVAFLYWKYTTDCPKGNYEDLPEERPQAAKGEKSLFMSAVSDKRVWVLFAMYAGCFGMELFVNGRAATYYQTKFALSENMAGGIAALFGLMNLFARSMGGWLGDKFSKTGGLEGRVKWLVAVMVVEGMALVLFSRMDYLPFAITAMIGFSLFVQMAEGATFSVVPFINKKALGSVSGIVGAGGNVGAVIYAQYLLRSGSSLEECFLIYGIAVSVIGLLGLTIKFSEADEKSAIEEQEKLEAFEASLQNENIAI
- a CDS encoding recombinase family protein → MSIFTYIRVSTVAQSKFQQQAKIKGKPFIDKCPVTLPFVERPRAKELLEILTEEDILHIGDIDKLGDNVHDIIIALKALLSTKAIVNFTRFGLEDTQANAGITAVIAAFETMLNMKEYQVQEKTIEGIARAKAEGKYKGGKKGRKMNYDRWIERNKEVINRLKAGFTTQQISDETGVGKTQVSRVRKRLREIEQSNQKDIFPSEQKEQLTTTV
- a CDS encoding Crp/Fnr family transcriptional regulator — its product is MNNQQIDCVNCSNTNCIIKQNSHVNELKPFLDDKLTVYVKKGQPFILEGAPVHGLYFIYKGKTKVGKTGINGREQIVRLCNDGEIIGHRGFGIGQSYHISAVAIEDTILCNFSNNNIIKMLQSVPELSYSMMLFYAEELNRSENKVRKIAQMTVREKVIDSLLYINRKFGKTGAFLNIQLSRKEIADFAGTTDEQVIRVISALKKEGILKTEGKKIGIHQLEKLKRDIAEHNFFIDS